The Punica granatum isolate Tunisia-2019 chromosome 4, ASM765513v2, whole genome shotgun sequence genome has a window encoding:
- the LOC116203234 gene encoding serine/threonine-protein phosphatase 5 isoform X1 produces the protein METGNSTARAEELKAQANEAFKAHKYAQAIDLYSQAIELNGENAVYYANRAFAHTKLEEYGSAIQDASKAIEIDPKYSKGYYRRGAAHLAMGKFKEALKDFQQVKRICPNDPDATKKLKECEKAVMKLKFEEAISLPESERCSVADSIDYHTIGRVPTQSSLLTPVAVVSAAVATVATVVKLVGPEAAAKVAMMLVVAGACWWNSGLFFGSGSRDLNLEVEPQYSGARIEGDVVTLDFVKKMMEDFKNQKSLHKRYAFQIVLQIREMLRALPSLVDINVPEGKHFTVCGDVHGQYYDLLNIFELNGLPSEENPYLFNGDFVDRGSFSVEVILTLFAFKCMSPSAIHLARGNHESKSMNKIYGFEGEVRSKLSETFVELFAEVFCCLPLAHVINGKVFVVHGGLFSVDGVKLSDIRSIDRFCEPPEEGLMCELLWSDPQPIPGRGPSKRGVGLSFGADVTKRFLQENNLDLVVRSHEVKDEGYEIEHEGKLITVFSAPNYCDQMGNKGAFIRFEAPELKPDIVTFSAVPHPDVKPMAYANNFLRMFS, from the exons ATGGAAACTGGGAATAGCACTGCACGAGCTGAGGAACTCAAAGCCCAAGCAAATGAAGCTTTCAAAG CGCATAAATATGCTCAAGCAATTGATCTCTATTCGCAAGCAATTGAACTGAATGGAGAGAATGCTGTGTACTACGCCAATCGCGCATTCGCGCACACCAAGCTGGAGGAATATGGAAGTGCCATACAAGATGCCTCGAAGGCTATTGAAATTGACCCAAAATATTCGAAG GGTTACTATAGGCGAGGAGCAGCTCATCTTGCTATGGGTAAATTTAAAGAAGCTTTGAAGGATTTCCAGCAG GTCAAGCGAATCTGTCCAAACGACCCCGACGCTACCAAGAAATTGAAGGAATGTGAAAAGGCAGTTATGAAACTTAAATTTGAGGAAGCGATTTCTCTACCGGAATCTGAAAGGTGTTCTGTAGCGGATTCCATTGACTATCATACCATAG GGCGGGTCCCCACTCAGTCATCGTTGCTCACCCCAGTGGCCGTAGTGTCGGCGGCAGTTGCAACTGTGGCGACAGTGGTAAAGTTGGTGGGGCCTGAAGCAGCCGCAAAGGTGGCAATGATGCTGGTAGTGGCTGGGGCTTGTTGGTGGAATAGTGGGCTGTTCTTTGGGAGTGGGAGTCGAGACCTTAACCTAG agGTGGAGCCACAGTATTCAGGTGCAAGGATAGAGGGGGATGTTGTTACCTTGGATTtcgtgaagaagatgatggagGATTTCAAAAATCAGAAGTCCTTACACAAACG GTATGCTTTCCAAATTGTTTTGCAAATTAGAGAGATGTTGAGGGCATTGCCTTCACTCGTGGATATAAATGTTCCTGAGGGAAAGCATTTTACCGTTTGTGGTGATGTACATGGGcag TACTATGATCTCTTGAACATCTTTGAGCTAAATGGGCTTCCCTCGGAAGAGAATCCTTATCTGTTCAATGGTGACTTTGTTGATCGAGGTTCATTCTCCGTAGAGGTCATCCTGACTTTGTTCGCGTTTAAGTGCATGTCTCCATCTG CAATACATCTTGCCCGAGGAAACCATGAGAGCAAGAGCATGAACAAGATCTACGGCTTTGAGGGTGAGGTGCGGTCCAAGCTGAGTGAAACGTTTGTTGAACTCTTTGCAGAAGTTTTCTGCTGCCTACCTTTAGCCCATGTTATCAATGGGAAGGTTTTCGTGGTTCATGGGGGCCTCTTCAGTGTCGATGGGGTGAAACTCTCAGATATCAGATCCATCGATCGGTTTTGTGAGCCTCCTGAGGAAG GTTTGATGTGTGAATTGCTGTGGAGTGATCCGCAGCCAATACCGGGGCGAGGGCCGAGCAAGCGGGGCGTTGGCCTTTCTTTTGGGGCAGATGTCACGAAAAGATTTTTACAGGAAAATAATTTAG ATCTAGTTGTGCGATCTCACGAAGTAAAGGACGAAGGCTATGAAATCGAACATGAAGGAAAACTCATCACTGTGTTTTCTGCTCCAAATTATTGTGACCAG ATGGGTAACAAGGGAGCCTTCATTCGATTTGAAGCCCCTGAGCTGAAGCCTGATATTGTCACATTCTCGGCAGTG CCGCACCCGGATGTCAAGCCAATGGCGTACGCAAACAACTTCCTCCGAATGTTCTCGTGA
- the LOC116203233 gene encoding protein MAIN-LIKE 2-like gives METMDVLPLESNAVNPGPVDGSVLYDQDKHVSSAVWDGQERGALRCHEHTSKLDQWRLTSKQIELVEKAGFGHLRLIPAISLDNPLISALVERWRRETNTFHFNVGEMTVTLKDVALLLGLAIDGDPVIGITYTSCNAVCEKFLGKAPEPGYASGGMVKLSWLKEFFSECPEDGYVEQIERHTRAYLLYLLGSTIFSTTTGNKVPVMYLPLFGDFEQCGRYAWGAAALAFLYRALGNASLASQSTISGCLTLLQCWSYYHLNIGRPKLKHDPAHDCFPYVLRWKGKQIGPTANRDVVFYRKALDALKPCDVEWLPYRNMDSTNIPEYIRNSLNLGRSKTMLICFDKAERHLPDRCLRQCGMVQHIPEDVQPWQRKNRGVDGGVDLSAKMELELNEWMNRHISIVNGDESADEVEYLQWYLRITRKFVGRPISLSTEFQRTNSGLRDIAHIADTFSTEGLDPQQIESISKIRYIAHECLRGQVDSPVVPAGTTMTELGKRSRGKEKVRRRSFGKRKQKDEPMDCDEISEDDRSHFHGTVIKVDELSLDNTDLDGTPHLCGLDHEDPSELCVVSVDGGSVQLCTDPGNGEVHHLQQCGIVGTGSNVDQLYGAAQVDGSQLGYVPNGIDGGQACDEMKELHDSQYLNSMEEEVVDESQLSHVVGESNPQQTAAAAVQV, from the exons ATGGAAACAATGGATGTATTGCCATTGGAATCCAATGCAGTCAACCCAGGGCCTGTTGATGGATCTGTGCTCTACGATCAAGACAAGCATGTCTCATCGGCAGTATGGGATGGACAG GAGCGGGGAGCACTTAGATGTCACGAGCACACATCAAAGCTTGATCAGTGGAGGCTTACCTCAAAACAAATTGAACTAGTGGAAAAGGCTGGATTTGGTCACTTGAGGTTGATCCCCGCTATTAGCCTGGACAATCCGCTCATCTCTGCACTAGTCGAGAGGTGGAGGAGAGAAACAAACACATTCCACTTCAATGTCGGGGAAATGACTGTGACTCTGAAGGATGTGGCCCTCTTGCTTGGACTTGCCATTGACGGGGATCCTGTTATCGGGATAACGTACACTTCTTGCAACGCTGTTTGTGAGAAGTTCCTGGGTAAAGCGCCAGAACCGGGCTATGCAAGTGGTGGGATGGTGAAGCTGAGCTGGCTTAAGGAGTTCTTTTCTGAGTGTCCTGAAGATGGTTATGTAGAGCAAATTGAGAGGCACACACGGGCTTACCTGTTGTACCTTTTGGGTAGTACAATATTTTCAACAACAACCGGGAATAAAGTCCCAGTAATGTACTTACCATTGTTTGGAGATTTCGAACAGTGTGGGAGATATGCTTGGGGTGCTGCAGCTCTGGCATTCTTGTACAGGGCACTCGGGAATGCATCCCTTGCATCTCAGAGCACAATTAGTGGATGCCTGACCCTTCTGCAG TGTTGGAGTTACTATCACTTGAATATTGGTCGACCAAAGCTCAAGCATGATCCTGCCCATGACTGTTTCCCCTATGTACTTCGGTGGAAGGGCAAACAAATTGGACCAACTGCTAATCGTGATGTTGTCTTTTATCGGAAGGCTCTGGATGCCCTAAAACCCTGCGAT GTTGAGTGGCTTCCCTACAGAAACATGGACAGTACTAATATACCAGAATATATTAGAAACAGTCTGAACTTGGGGAGATCAAAGACCATGCTGATATGTTTTGACAAGGCTGAGCGGCACCTTCCTGATCGCTGCTTAAGGCAATGCGGGATGGTCCAACACATCCCTGAGGACGTGCAGCCATGGCAAAGGAAGAATCGTGGGGTTGATGGTGGTGTGGATTTGTCAGCGAAGATGGAGTTGGAACTCAATGAGTGGATGAACCGCCATATCAGTATAGTCAATGGTGACGAAAGTGCCGACGAAGTGGAGTACTTGCAGTGGTACCTGAGAATCACCCGTAAATTCGTCGGGAGGCCTATATCTCTCTCAACCGAGTTTCAAAGAACG AATTCGGGTCTGAGGGACATTGCCCACATTGCTGATACATTCTCAACTGAGGGCTTGGACCCGCAACAAATTGAGTCAATCTCAAAGATTAGGTACATTGCGCATGAATGCTTGCGGGGACAGGTGGATAGCCCAGTAGTACCAGCCGGGACCACGATGACTGAGCTCGGTAAGAGGTCGAGGGGCAAGGAGAAGGTGAGGAGAAGAAGCTTTGGTAAACGAAAACAGAAGGACGAGCCGATGGACTGTGATGAGATCAGTGAAGACGATCGATCCCACTTCCACGGGACTGTCATCAAGGTCGATGAGCTGTCTCTAGACAATACCGATCTCGATGGCACTCCGCACCTGTGTGGGTTAGATCATGAAGACCCTTCAGAGCTCTGCGTGGTGTCCGTTGACGGTGGGAGCGTACAGCTCTGCACTGATCCCGGTAATGGTGAAGTCCATCATCTGCAACAATGTGGGATTGTTGGCACGGGAAGTAATGTGGATCAGCTGTACGGAGCTGCTCAAGTTGATGGCTCCCAACTTGGTTATGTCCCGAATGGGATCGATGGTGGGCAAGCTTGTGATGAGATGAAGGAGTTGCATGACTCGCAGTATCTCAACTCAATGGAAGAAGAGGTGGTCGATGAGTCGCAGCTCTCTCACGTTGTCGGTGAGAGCAATCCGCAGCAAACAGCTGCTGCTGCAGTACAGGTGTAA
- the LOC116203234 gene encoding serine/threonine-protein phosphatase 5 isoform X2, with protein sequence METGNSTARAEELKAQANEAFKAHKYAQAIDLYSQAIELNGENAVYYANRAFAHTKLEEYGSAIQDASKAIEIDPKYSKGYYRRGAAHLAMGKFKEALKDFQQVKRICPNDPDATKKLKECEKAVMKLKFEEAISLPESERCSVADSIDYHTIEVEPQYSGARIEGDVVTLDFVKKMMEDFKNQKSLHKRYAFQIVLQIREMLRALPSLVDINVPEGKHFTVCGDVHGQYYDLLNIFELNGLPSEENPYLFNGDFVDRGSFSVEVILTLFAFKCMSPSAIHLARGNHESKSMNKIYGFEGEVRSKLSETFVELFAEVFCCLPLAHVINGKVFVVHGGLFSVDGVKLSDIRSIDRFCEPPEEGLMCELLWSDPQPIPGRGPSKRGVGLSFGADVTKRFLQENNLDLVVRSHEVKDEGYEIEHEGKLITVFSAPNYCDQMGNKGAFIRFEAPELKPDIVTFSAVPHPDVKPMAYANNFLRMFS encoded by the exons ATGGAAACTGGGAATAGCACTGCACGAGCTGAGGAACTCAAAGCCCAAGCAAATGAAGCTTTCAAAG CGCATAAATATGCTCAAGCAATTGATCTCTATTCGCAAGCAATTGAACTGAATGGAGAGAATGCTGTGTACTACGCCAATCGCGCATTCGCGCACACCAAGCTGGAGGAATATGGAAGTGCCATACAAGATGCCTCGAAGGCTATTGAAATTGACCCAAAATATTCGAAG GGTTACTATAGGCGAGGAGCAGCTCATCTTGCTATGGGTAAATTTAAAGAAGCTTTGAAGGATTTCCAGCAG GTCAAGCGAATCTGTCCAAACGACCCCGACGCTACCAAGAAATTGAAGGAATGTGAAAAGGCAGTTATGAAACTTAAATTTGAGGAAGCGATTTCTCTACCGGAATCTGAAAGGTGTTCTGTAGCGGATTCCATTGACTATCATACCATAG agGTGGAGCCACAGTATTCAGGTGCAAGGATAGAGGGGGATGTTGTTACCTTGGATTtcgtgaagaagatgatggagGATTTCAAAAATCAGAAGTCCTTACACAAACG GTATGCTTTCCAAATTGTTTTGCAAATTAGAGAGATGTTGAGGGCATTGCCTTCACTCGTGGATATAAATGTTCCTGAGGGAAAGCATTTTACCGTTTGTGGTGATGTACATGGGcag TACTATGATCTCTTGAACATCTTTGAGCTAAATGGGCTTCCCTCGGAAGAGAATCCTTATCTGTTCAATGGTGACTTTGTTGATCGAGGTTCATTCTCCGTAGAGGTCATCCTGACTTTGTTCGCGTTTAAGTGCATGTCTCCATCTG CAATACATCTTGCCCGAGGAAACCATGAGAGCAAGAGCATGAACAAGATCTACGGCTTTGAGGGTGAGGTGCGGTCCAAGCTGAGTGAAACGTTTGTTGAACTCTTTGCAGAAGTTTTCTGCTGCCTACCTTTAGCCCATGTTATCAATGGGAAGGTTTTCGTGGTTCATGGGGGCCTCTTCAGTGTCGATGGGGTGAAACTCTCAGATATCAGATCCATCGATCGGTTTTGTGAGCCTCCTGAGGAAG GTTTGATGTGTGAATTGCTGTGGAGTGATCCGCAGCCAATACCGGGGCGAGGGCCGAGCAAGCGGGGCGTTGGCCTTTCTTTTGGGGCAGATGTCACGAAAAGATTTTTACAGGAAAATAATTTAG ATCTAGTTGTGCGATCTCACGAAGTAAAGGACGAAGGCTATGAAATCGAACATGAAGGAAAACTCATCACTGTGTTTTCTGCTCCAAATTATTGTGACCAG ATGGGTAACAAGGGAGCCTTCATTCGATTTGAAGCCCCTGAGCTGAAGCCTGATATTGTCACATTCTCGGCAGTG CCGCACCCGGATGTCAAGCCAATGGCGTACGCAAACAACTTCCTCCGAATGTTCTCGTGA
- the LOC116203234 gene encoding serine/threonine-protein phosphatase 5 isoform X3: MGKFKEALKDFQQVKRICPNDPDATKKLKECEKAVMKLKFEEAISLPESERCSVADSIDYHTIGRVPTQSSLLTPVAVVSAAVATVATVVKLVGPEAAAKVAMMLVVAGACWWNSGLFFGSGSRDLNLEVEPQYSGARIEGDVVTLDFVKKMMEDFKNQKSLHKRYAFQIVLQIREMLRALPSLVDINVPEGKHFTVCGDVHGQYYDLLNIFELNGLPSEENPYLFNGDFVDRGSFSVEVILTLFAFKCMSPSAIHLARGNHESKSMNKIYGFEGEVRSKLSETFVELFAEVFCCLPLAHVINGKVFVVHGGLFSVDGVKLSDIRSIDRFCEPPEEGLMCELLWSDPQPIPGRGPSKRGVGLSFGADVTKRFLQENNLDLVVRSHEVKDEGYEIEHEGKLITVFSAPNYCDQMGNKGAFIRFEAPELKPDIVTFSAVPHPDVKPMAYANNFLRMFS; the protein is encoded by the exons ATGGGTAAATTTAAAGAAGCTTTGAAGGATTTCCAGCAG GTCAAGCGAATCTGTCCAAACGACCCCGACGCTACCAAGAAATTGAAGGAATGTGAAAAGGCAGTTATGAAACTTAAATTTGAGGAAGCGATTTCTCTACCGGAATCTGAAAGGTGTTCTGTAGCGGATTCCATTGACTATCATACCATAG GGCGGGTCCCCACTCAGTCATCGTTGCTCACCCCAGTGGCCGTAGTGTCGGCGGCAGTTGCAACTGTGGCGACAGTGGTAAAGTTGGTGGGGCCTGAAGCAGCCGCAAAGGTGGCAATGATGCTGGTAGTGGCTGGGGCTTGTTGGTGGAATAGTGGGCTGTTCTTTGGGAGTGGGAGTCGAGACCTTAACCTAG agGTGGAGCCACAGTATTCAGGTGCAAGGATAGAGGGGGATGTTGTTACCTTGGATTtcgtgaagaagatgatggagGATTTCAAAAATCAGAAGTCCTTACACAAACG GTATGCTTTCCAAATTGTTTTGCAAATTAGAGAGATGTTGAGGGCATTGCCTTCACTCGTGGATATAAATGTTCCTGAGGGAAAGCATTTTACCGTTTGTGGTGATGTACATGGGcag TACTATGATCTCTTGAACATCTTTGAGCTAAATGGGCTTCCCTCGGAAGAGAATCCTTATCTGTTCAATGGTGACTTTGTTGATCGAGGTTCATTCTCCGTAGAGGTCATCCTGACTTTGTTCGCGTTTAAGTGCATGTCTCCATCTG CAATACATCTTGCCCGAGGAAACCATGAGAGCAAGAGCATGAACAAGATCTACGGCTTTGAGGGTGAGGTGCGGTCCAAGCTGAGTGAAACGTTTGTTGAACTCTTTGCAGAAGTTTTCTGCTGCCTACCTTTAGCCCATGTTATCAATGGGAAGGTTTTCGTGGTTCATGGGGGCCTCTTCAGTGTCGATGGGGTGAAACTCTCAGATATCAGATCCATCGATCGGTTTTGTGAGCCTCCTGAGGAAG GTTTGATGTGTGAATTGCTGTGGAGTGATCCGCAGCCAATACCGGGGCGAGGGCCGAGCAAGCGGGGCGTTGGCCTTTCTTTTGGGGCAGATGTCACGAAAAGATTTTTACAGGAAAATAATTTAG ATCTAGTTGTGCGATCTCACGAAGTAAAGGACGAAGGCTATGAAATCGAACATGAAGGAAAACTCATCACTGTGTTTTCTGCTCCAAATTATTGTGACCAG ATGGGTAACAAGGGAGCCTTCATTCGATTTGAAGCCCCTGAGCTGAAGCCTGATATTGTCACATTCTCGGCAGTG CCGCACCCGGATGTCAAGCCAATGGCGTACGCAAACAACTTCCTCCGAATGTTCTCGTGA